GTCCGTGACACGGTCCGTTTTATTATCGGGGAGTTTACGAACAACGAGCTTTCACGCTTCGAAATACACGCGCTGTTTATTGTTTGATAATGCTAGACGAAACTaataatgtatgtatatatatatattcgttgaTATGAGAATATTGGCCAGGGGAATATCTTGCACGCGCTATTGGACGTTGTTGTTTTACGCGGAACGTAGTATAGTAATTTTGCACGGAAAAGAACGTACTTGTTACTTTACATAGATAGTGTatctaatatattttttagtttacacggaaagtaacaaaatgtaattttacatAGATAGAATTAAAATGCAAGTATTTAACGTCTAGACTGCGTTTCAGTCCGAATCGTGCGACCGAAATAGAAAACTGTTTCTCTCTATTTTGTAGCAGTTGAAAAGAGCACCAATTTGAAATTATTCcgaggaaattattttaaatatctcaCAGAACGTTCACATGGTATATAAATTACTGCAGTTTATCCGTATCGTTGACTATTTCAttctttatacaaaatttaccaATTATTGGATTAAGTATAAATTCAGCGCGAGCAATTACCGATAAATTATTtagtttcaattttgaaaacataCAGATCGGGTCGATCGGAGTAGAAAAATTGataagaaaaatacgaaacaaaatCGAAGCATTGGTATTTTAAACTGTACACAGTGCCACGATAATTTTACCGATGACCAATTTTTGTTATCTCCTTGTATCCGTGTTTGTTGCATTGCTTTGGTAACAACTTCCCGGAGACCCGCGTCCGCGGTGTAAAGGTTAAATAAACACGCGAAAGCGACCAACAGTGTCGTAGAGCACTAATCTAGTGTTACTTTTGTTAAATTTCATAAAGCGAATTACACGTAACGTATCGCTCGTTGTCAACTTGTATTCGAACCTATCAGTTGAGGGTTAAATATGCTCTGACGAATGCACGGTGTACTTTTCTGCATCGTTAACCCAGCAAATGTACAGGCAGGTCGCGATTAGCGGGAAACATCGCATTGTTGCAATTTGTACTGTACAAGACTATTATAACATACAGGGTGACTCACGCGGTTACGACGGCTCGAAGCTATTTTCTCGTCGAAGCTAGGAGAAAATagtcgaaaataaaattgaactctGGAATAAGCTCAATTTTCTTGTGACCTGGTTTCCGGTCTTCTGCATTTTACTATAAGCGTAACGACACGCCTGCAACGCGCAGTTGCACCATTTTCTTCGAATTGCACCACGTGTACGTTTCAACGTAAATCGATCGTCTTTACCGTGGTACTTTTACGGATTTTTATTTCGTAACTTTGACTTCGTTaaacaaagaaattatttcccgataacttGCACGTCCGTGAATTAGTGCCCATACTGAACAAGGTCGAACCTACAAGGTTGCGTGAAATATCCTCCGCGAACGTTACGCGGACCTTTATATATTTGGTTCCTGATTTGTCGCATTGTGCAACATTGGATTAATACTTGTACGTCTCGGTaaacgaaaaaattgatttacgTTAAATCATACGAACGATACGATCGAGAAAATAATAATGCAATGTTTCCGACGCGTTACTGTACTCGAGAAGAAACCAAGGTCGTGGTCGTATCggccattacaatggcgtgaatcaccctgtacgaaGTATTATACGTCTCGGTCGGTTGAGAATATTTAGTAAaggtattcaaatttttttctccaCTTTGTTAATGCGATGCAACTGCTTGGTACATGCGAGATGAATTCAGTCGGTAACTAGGATCTTCCGCGGTTAGACATCTTGGTTGCAGCTGTTTACTTTCTACACTCACGGAAAAAATTACAGCATccacaaacggagaaaaaaatttgcaaatcgatattttcaatGGACTGAAACTAATTATACGACTTTACACGGGTCACGACCATTAGGGTGAGAAACTGAACAGCGGAACATCTATTTTTCCATTACCTTGTTTCCTTCTTTAACTTTTTACATTTGGAACGCCAATGATGCAACCAGATTATATTCCGCTGCACAAAGTTGCAATGCGATACAATCTGGTTCGATAATCGTAACAAATTAATATGTCCATCGTTTCGCACGGTCTCGTCTCTTTGCGTTCGATTAACAAACAATGGGAACATCAGTTTCTCACAATTATCTTACACCGTCGCAGGAACAATTCTTCCGAAATTGTTGAACGCGATAACGAATCGAAGGAatcgtataaaattttcaatcgcaCCGTACGACCACCACTGGTCTCGGATCGTAACCGTCGACCACAATCCCATAAATCCAACTCCATAACGATCCTTAAAGTCGTAACAATCGCCACCCACCTGTACTGAACGACGCAGAGTTCGAATCGGTCTTCTCGATGGGTCGTTGTCGCTCGAAATACATTTACGTTAAAACATGCAAACGAATACGATCGAGAAAATAATAATGCAACGTTTCGGACGCGTCGCTGTACTCGAGAAAAAAGACCAAGGTCTGATCTGCGAGCTGGGTTAACAATGTTCCGTGAAACGGTATTTCGTAGCTTCTCGACGAAgacgtcaaaaaaaaaaaacagaaaattcttggagaagaaaaaagaggatAACGTGTGATCCCTAGGGTCTCCAAACGTCGTTGCTGTTGTGCTTCGGCGGCGGTGTCCTCCTGTTCACCACGTTCCTGCACCTGGCGCCCGAGGTGCGCACCAGTGTCGAGAGACACCAGACAAACGGTCAGTTGCCCACGCTGGGCACGCTCAGTCTATCCGAGTTGTTGTTCTGCGGTGGGTTCTTCCTGGTCTACCTGGTCGAGGAGGCGGTGCACGCGGCGCTCACCGGTAAACCGGAGTCCTCCGAGGCGTTGCTCTACAGAACGGTGTCGGTGCGCAGATGCAACAGCCAGGCGGGTGCATCAGCGGCCACGTCGACCGGTTCGACCACAACGGTGTCCACCACTACCAGGTCCACGTACAGGGAGGACAACGACGAGTCGCAGGACGAAAACGAGTCGAGCAAACGGTCCACCCATCATCTGGAGGACCTACGAGACGGTAAACAGGAGAAGACGCTTCCGGCGATCTTCGTCCTGTCCTCGCCCACGGGGCTGTCCTCGTCCGAGCGGCGTCCAGACGATGCGGACTCGAGCAACTACCCTAAAACGAAACACCGTGAGCACAAACACGCCGTGATAACCAAGAACACGTCCGTTCAAGGACTGTTGACCGTTCTGGCGTTGTCGTTTCACGCGATCTTCGAAGGTCTCGCGGTAGGTCTGGAACCCTCCATAGGTTCGGTGGTATACCTGGCGGCGGCCATAGCCACCCATAAACTGGTGATCTCGTTTTGCGTCGGTATGGAGCTCTACGTGGCTGGTGCCTCGACCAGAACCACGCTCGGTTACCTGACGATATTCTCGATGGTGACGCCGATCGGTATCGCGGTCGGTCTTGCCCTGGGTCACTTCAAGAACGACAGCGAGAATCTGGGACCGACACCCACCATACTTCAAGGAATGGCGGCCGGGACGTTGCTCTACGTGGTCTTCTTCGAGGTTCTGGCTCGCGAGAGAGCTAACGAGAAAAGTGGACTCTTACAGTTAACCGCCATAATCGTCGGATTCATGCTGATGTTGGGCCTGCAAATCGCCAGTGAGTGTTTCCCGGATGATGAGCCGTCCGTGCGCAACTCTGCGTTCGGTGATCGCGACGACGgtgattcccgctttcgagagaCCCCGATGTTCATTCGGTTTgctcgaaaacggggtaggtagcggATTTTTGTCTCTCGCAGTGTCGTCCCGTGCGAGGAACCAGTGCACGGGACTTTATTTCCTCGCGGTCGTCGGTTTACGTCGTTTCCACTGTAGGGAGCTCGTACAGGGTGCCCGGGAAGTATGGGGAAAATCGAAACATGCGAACTCTTAGTCGCAATTGGAACAGACTGTTCCCCGCATAAGTGACAGAACTCGAGCCTGGAGTTTAGGGCAggtttattttactttaacaaATGACTCTTCTTTCTGTTGTATTTTGACACTGTGGAGATACGTAAGAATTGTTATTCGCAATCTTGGACGTAGCTCTTGGTACGAAATACTACCCAGATAACTGACAGAACCTGAGCCTGACGCTAGGGCAGTTTTAGTTTTGCAGATAACGCTTCTGTTGCATTTTATTCCGCCAGGAATACGTAAGAATTGTTATTCACAATCTCAGACCACGCTCTTGAAACCGAGTACTCCCCGGATAACTGACAGAACCTGAGCCTAGGATCAGGGCAATCTTACCTCCGTAAGCGACTCTTCTTCCTATTGCGTTTTATTCCATACAAAGGTGTCCTGTTTTCAGCTGAACGCTATCTTTCACCTCTAACGATCTATCTACCCACTCCTGAAATTGAGATTAACTTTGCCCCTCCCCCCGTTACATAATGTAACCCAACCGGGACCTTGATAAAACATGTCCTCGAGAAATTGTGCAGAATTAACAAACGATATTATCTCATAGACGTATCCGGTAACTTTCGATAAGTACGTCTACTTATTGTTCGAGTTATTAATCAATTCGTGGACGTACCGAATAACCGAGAAGAAGTATTTCCTTTTTTGTCattttcgaagaatcgaataaaattcacaCGCTAAAGGGATTACAAAACTCAACGAATGACACGGGATGTGTGCTAAGAACTTGTATGTAACTTTTAAAAAGATTCTTTCAAACCTTTCGCCAACTTTCGCGGACTTTGTTTCTCGTGACGCAACCTAGGCGCGATTAACGAACTTGTTGGCAGcctttcggtttttttttcttctctagcAACTCGTCAACGTCGGTGCAAACCTATCGCAGGTACGTCCTTGATGCGATCACCTCCCACGTGTTACTCGTACTCGTTGGAAACGACGTCTatctatcgatttaccgaaaggCCGAATAGCAACGTCCAAAAAGTCACGGCCACGAGGACCGCGATGAAATCGAGCTACGGCAGCTCGGTGTACATCGATATCCGTCGGACGAAAGATTGTCCGCGCTGGTATTTTTCAGTCAGTGTTGCAACCCTCGCGTGACTACGGTCCGGGTCTTCTTGGACCCAATTGAACAACATCGGACCGCCCCACCGAATGCACGATGCCTCTTGTAAACGTACGATTCTTCGAGTTGCCGGACGCGtgaaacgatagaaaataactgaaacgaaaaagtagaTTGATCAGATATGTATTTACTTATGAGATGAAATATTAATAGTCTTACCATGGAAACTTGTACGgagttattttcatttttcacggtGAGTTGAAAATTATCCCACCGTACGTATCGGTGTATTACAAAAGTGAAACATTTCTTGATCCACTATGCCCCAAAGACCAGAGAAAAAACGCACTTAAAATTTGGAACGCGCTAAAATGAAATATAGACTTGGTCGTTGTTCGTGCGAGGGTCCATAGAAGAGTACCCAATTCCATTTGATAGACTCCCCCCGAACTTATCGTTCGCTGTTAGTACCGTGAGCGATTTTAGTCACATCGAAACCAGTAGACGGATCTTAATCGAGATAGAAGAATAAAATCAACGAATTCCCAcggaaaaatcgacgaaacgtcATTCGTGAACGGAAGCGCCATCCAACGTTCGCTTGGTCAGTGACCGTTCATCGTCGAGCATATACGAACGTTTATGCAGAATAACGCAGACAGTTTGCGTGCCCGTTCCCCCTTAAAGAGACGCCTCTAAACTCGTCTACGCGTCTGATTACGCGAATTTACAGATTGACTTTATCCCTTCTCCCCACACACGCCGCACGCTCTctgatttcctcgtttctttcttttcttctttttcttcctttttcacgTCACACGACGACACTCCGTAACACGACAGCTCAATTGCAATTAGGCTAATGACTCTCTGGTATCTCTGGCGTACACGCGCTGAACTTCTGCTTCGTGGCATCGTCGTCGTATCGTGCAGGAATCGTCGCGACAGGCAGCAACAATAAAACTCGGATGTACCTATTAACCTATTAATTTGCGAAAAGTACGTGATATCATTACTGAACGCCGCCACTTGGGGCAAACAGCGTACACCGAACGATCGAGGAACATTCGACGAACCGTCGATATCGAGTCGAAAGAATTCACGCTTGCGTCGATTCCGTCTCGCCTCTGTAACAGAAAATTCGTTGGATTTACGTCTCGCGAATTTAAATCGATCGTAAAGGTAATCGAAGTAATAGCAATGAaatacgagagagaaaaaaatatgcGTTTAGCATCGATTATTGCGATTGGAGCACCACCTTTGATCAGaatcaatatttattacataaaacaccgcgaagaaaaatgatatcgcatttctttccatctcttacCGTTTAGTTGATTTGTGCGACCTCTATGCCGAGACATCCGATATACATCAAAATGTGAATATTATCGGCTTCAAAAGCGTTTTCGTTGAAGCGTTGCATTATTTTTCATGCAAGCGATTCACCGACGCTACTATCTCTACTACCATATTTCGAATCGACAATTGTATATATAATGCAAATTTTTATCTGTTGTCCGAGACTATCGTCAGGTGCAAGAATTTAATCGTCCGCGATTAAATGCATAGTTGACCGTCTATTGGAACGCGACTCTAGTTTATCTTAATAACAGTAGACGAGTTATTTAAGAGGTCTAGGCTCGGGAGACCTAGAAAGATTTCGTAACAGCTACCTTTACGGAAGTGTCACCCGTTATGCAATTTGATTTCACGGTGTATCGTATCACTGGTGAATGTGTACacgtaaaacgaaacgacgtATTACAATATCCGATTCAGGAAAAAAACAAGCACAAGTACATAATTGCTAACCTATGTACGACTTGCCCGGTTTGTTTACGTTGTCAGGCGTTAACCTCTTCGCTTTCAGTCACGAGTAAATTCATTTTTTGTCGTTATTGACTCAATCGGTAAGATAAATTGCATTTGATTTACTGATCGAAATTAACTTCCTTTCGaatcaaattacatattttcgGTATAAAGAATAGATCGAAGTATTTTATCATTTCGTTGCCTTAAAGAGGATCGAGCACTCATAATTACATTCTTACGATTAATTATCGTATTCATTTGTtctaaattctcgatttcgaggAAGCAATCACAACTATTCTGACGCAGTTGTACAaagatttttcgagaaaaaatacgTACTATGTATTCTCGAAGAACAGGTTATCCATGAACTTTCTCCATCCATGGCAATGACCCCAGACGTAGGTCAATGAACAATCCGACCGACTTTTGActgctttctcaactatctaTTGTGTTTTTATCTACAATTGTCATTCTTTAAAGTAATAATTCATAAAAAGTTCTCTTTAAGTGTGATGATTGCAACAAATTTGCGCGCCTTTAAATATCAATCGAGTAAATTCGATCAGAAGAATTTTCTATCTTCGGATATTCGATACTTTCTACGAAAATGCGGTAAAAATCATATTTCTTTGAGAAAGTTAACGTTATCTTAACAACTGAATCAATTCTAGATGAAGCAGCGCAGATTGGACTATTGTATATGTAGTATAATTCTTTAATTTCTAAGTTCGCTTCTAACCTTGTAAAAAGATAAAGTAACGAGAAAATTGCGTCCCTCTTTAACAACTATACGTAGAAACGTAATCTACTATTAAAGcacttaaaaatttatttctcatttgCAGCCGCTCATTCCCATTCGCATTCCCATTCGCACTGCGATTACTCGCACGTGCACGAACAGGAGGATGAGCATCACTTTGACGACGATCACGATCACGAAGCGGATTCCCATGAACACAACCATTCCAACGCAACGAGCGAACGAATACTTACCGATACGATTGACAGAGTCACGGAAAGCATCGCAGAAGCGGTCAGCAATCTTTTATCTTCCTCAATGAAAAATCTGACAGGTGTACCTTCGAGGGATGATAACGAAACGACAACAACGCATACGGATCACAGTTAAAATTTATTTGCGCGGGAGTGAATCCCTTGATCGAGACGGCAGTAGTTCCTCCCGTAAGATAGATGTCTCCCGAATAGTACTTACTTTCGGGAATCAATTATGCTACTTAGGATACACAAATAATTTTTTGGACAACTGTTTAGCCAAGCATAATGACGAAAAGGTCTCGATTGAAGAAGGACAGTATTATGAACTCTTTATTTCGACGCGGGAGAGAAGTATAGTAGTGTACCCGAAAATTTTTAGTCAGTATCTTCTATCGGGATTATATAGGGACCTCGAATGTTTCTTATCACAGAAAATTAATCCGACATTCATGTATTTCACTACAATCGCgaattatgattttttttttcaataacgaTATATTAAATTAACTATGAAAAAAAACTTTTGATATTGAACTCAATCCACATCAAATTACGCACTGCCCGATCCGAGCTACATctcgagtattcaaattttcgggTACCTGCACACtcgtagaaaataatattcacGCTCTGCGTGTGTTATGTAAGTATCACGTCTTTTGGACATTAAAAAAAGTGTTGCATTCAACATGGACGTTTATGAAGTACTATAAGAACGTGTGTAAAAGAATTACGCGAATGGAGAAACTGTTGTCAATATCTTTAAggcggtatactatatacatgTGATACGATTCACGAGTAAACACACCGTGCAATCGCGTTacttattctatttttttatgtaatatAGACTGTATGGTATATCCATATCGATTGCTACTTTTTATACtgtaattagaaaaatttatcttaattgtttatatatttaaatacttacATATATAATATGCATATTACATGATAACAGAATGAAATGTATATTTTGCAATTATCGGATATTAATTCTTTCTTATTAATTAAGAAAGATCAAGTATCAAAATATGATGTTAAAGCGTGAATAGCATAATTTCGAAAACGATAACGTTGTCGATAGTGTTTTAATGAATTTAGATATTTACAACTTTCATATGCATTACCATTTTCCTACCGAGCTAACATACATCGCGTGTCGTCAGGAATGATAATACAGTATCATTAATACGAAGACAATGGAAGTCAGATCAAAACATGGGAAACTACATTCTACAACTGTTTGCAATTCCATTCGTATCGCGTTCATCATTTCACTCGTATACAAATCACGTTAACACGACAGATACATGGCTTATATGTAAACATATTCCAATAACAAACAAAACAAACTTTTCATATCAAAAACTTGATTTCTAAatatgaattatattttttacgaaataaattataacttttagatagaatttttattttgaaccAACCAAGGTAACTACTCTGTACCTATCAATATTTCTAGggtctttgtttaatttatagtTTTCAACATCGTTCACAAAATAATCAATTAAACTCAAGAACTTCTCAAAAATAAATTCACATTACGTATAATTCATTATCATTTCTTCTAAAGTAACTATTAAGTTTGTAACTAAAACTGCAAAAACCTGAGTTTCTCTattgtagaaatttttgtgtcttGAATGCTTATTgtcaaatttgtattatttattatcatatATTTAACCATAGTTTCGTGTGAATGCTATTACATGAATATATGGTACGATTGGTTTGTATGTACAATTTATCCTTGAACTAATAATATCTGCACATTCTGTCGTATGATTTTATTTTGTCTACTGCGAAACTTATTAATAAAACACAAAACATTGATTAAGAAAAAAAACCCAGAAACATTCTCCCTTTCTTAGTAGTAGACAAATATACTGATAAATGTATCAGTTCAAGTTTAGTAACAGAGTTTATTATACAAGTGATACAATCTTATTCATTTACAGTGAACGTATTTTATATGCATTTTTAACATCGCGAATTACTTTGATTTAAATTAATTCTGAATATTTTGCTTATAAAAAAGCATGGAAATgcacaataataaattaatttgttaCACTTATACTTAcgcaaaaaaaattataaaaggtGATTCTTTATTTGTAACATGAaacctttcaatttttttttaatttgcaaCATTTATTGAAACTGCAGAAAAATTTGCACATATATAGTACTATAACTACCACAATTCAATTATTTGAGTAGACATATTGTAAGGTGTATCTTAAAAAAATGCATAAATATTGTAAAGCCACTTCAAATTCAGAAATTCAGCTTgttcttttttcatatttttgaatATATGAGTCACAACGCTGTACACATGTATAGTCAGACTAATGTCTGATAAGGCTAATATGAACTATATTTTGCATTTTAAGAAACCACTTTTCATTGTTTACACATTCCATGTAAAGTACAATAACAATATTTCAACACATATTCTATGTGCTTTTAAAATAAGTTTTGAATCTTGCATATAAATTAATGaggaaaaaatattgttcagaAGTATATTCAACATATAGTTCATAATCTTCAGTCACTTATGGAGCAAAGACTAtacaaaatgtagaaatttgTAGACAATTTTTTGCTTAGCATTACATGTTTTCCTTACTTGTGATTCAATCCACTATTTAATATTACATTATtgcaaattttcatttaatacaTATTGATGTTATCttgataataaaaattctatcaatCTACTTCTTTGGTAATAGTCCATCAACAAAgttcaaataactagaaccaacCATAACGAATGCAACTCCAGAACCAATACCAGCTATTGTACACAGAATAGGATTAGGTGGTATAAGAAACCGTAAGACTGCCCATGACAGAACTGATCCAAAGCACATCAATACAGCACCAGTAGcactattgaaaataaaataatgtagaAATGTATTGTTAAGATTTAAAATATCTGACTCATTAAATAATCAAAATACATTAGAAATAATGGGTCTTACCTATATGTAACTCTTAAGCTATTAGGAGCTTTTTTCATGTGTTCACGGGTACATATATATGTGCCAGTGCCAAGAAGGGCACTAATCAATAAAACGTTTGTAATGTCTTTCTTTGGAAATACTCTATAAACATATAGGAGTATCAACACCatgatacaaattaaaataagaaaaaacaattattttcctcATTATACAATTAACGATGAACAGTGCAATGAAGAACACAAAACActaatattacaatataaatataattttcaacctAAAATGTTAAATCGAGATCTAAGTTAATCATTGCTTTGCGTGTATGCAAAATCATATGTCATGAAACGCACATAAATAGGTCAAATACTTCCAACTATTGTTCAAGACATATgtgtttaatataattattctcATTTTCATTCAAAAAAGTTGAcattttagttaaaatttttaaactatTCCGAAAAAATGTGTCGCTGGAATATATCTACTCGAGGATTACGTaacattccgaaaattatgaaacTTTTATACTTTATGTTAAAAGTTAATGTTTAGCAGTACAGTGGATTGCTTACAGTCTTACCTAATGACAAGTTTTGGATTCATCACATTGACCGACAATACGGTGTACGAAGCGACACCGAAAGCCGGGACATAAAATTTTGCAAGGTTACATTTTGTAATGGGTTTCAAACCGAGTTTTTGCAAAATCGAATCGGTGTTCGCGCTTCCTGCAGCGGCCATTG
The Ptiloglossa arizonensis isolate GNS036 chromosome 3, iyPtiAriz1_principal, whole genome shotgun sequence genome window above contains:
- the LOC143144584 gene encoding zinc transporter ZIP1-like isoform X1, which translates into the protein MEETTMSTVLLVAKIGAMLGLGFGSLILGMLPLIVGRYRSSYRQKRHRGISSNSSTCTSASVSNAFSSNDSQGLQTSLLLCFGGGVLLFTTFLHLAPEVRTSVERHQTNGQLPTLGTLSLSELLFCGGFFLVYLVEEAVHAALTGKPESSEALLYRTVSVRRCNSQAGASAATSTGSTTTVSTTTRSTYREDNDESQDENESSKRSTHHLEDLRDGKQEKTLPAIFVLSSPTGLSSSERRPDDADSSNYPKTKHREHKHAVITKNTSVQGLLTVLALSFHAIFEGLAVGLEPSIGSVVYLAAAIATHKLVISFCVGMELYVAGASTRTTLGYLTIFSMVTPIGIAVGLALGHFKNDSENLGPTPTILQGMAAGTLLYVVFFEVLARERANEKSGLLQLTAIIVGFMLMLGLQIATAHSHSHSHSHCDYSHVHEQEDEHHFDDDHDHEADSHEHNHSNATSERILTDTIDRVTESIAEAVSNLLSSSMKNLTGVPSRDDNETTTTHTDHS
- the LOC143144586 gene encoding uncharacterized protein LOC143144586; its protein translation is MAAAGSANTDSILQKLGLKPITKCNLAKFYVPAFGVASYTVLSVNVMNPKLVIRVFPKKDITNVLLISALLGTGTYICTREHMKKAPNSLRVTYSATGAVLMCFGSVLSWAVLRFLIPPNPILCTIAGIGSGVAFVMVGSSYLNFVDGLLPKK